The following are encoded in a window of Planctomycetota bacterium genomic DNA:
- a CDS encoding sigma-54-dependent Fis family transcriptional regulator gives MKRQKLSEYLDRIKSALDQQDYNNAKRIGETALKKLRTLSYSSLDKYQLYVNLGGVYYHLAEYSRSLDIFYRAYLVSVRFSLSETRIIYASFGMGHNLLMMRNLDLALAQFQKVEQYYKKYGDKIFPMDAQRDAWTLLMIGHCYLGKNELEKVSDVIENRLSSREIILLSKEALADYNQLRGGYLIAINEYKQARESLRECIKLGEQFNLPTRILDAKSYLAVINLLENKIDDAIKTLLENLRDARRLKFNNFICESGLLLSKCYLLKGLPDKSASIEERIKPILAKLDTVWLYEKIREFEKLYRQLKLPRQSQPIPAILVNALSRRHETSPYKWSIIGNSAAMQEVFQLIEKIAPTDLPILIQGETGTGKELIAQAIHANSPRSAKTFLAFNCGAIPESLLESALFGHTKGAFTGAEEDKKGYIELASGGTLFIDEISSMSGGMQQKLLRVLEENLVWRICAQKQIAVNTRFIFASNQDIKQMVKQKLFREDLFYRINTIIVNLPTLRERKEDVPLLIEHFLKKYHPSPQSIKSPHPPFAKGEKGGLEIRGDFIPEVSQDALRLLTAYSWPGNIRELENEIKRICVLHPNTNLIIKPMLSDIIRNYSADETQLPARPSGGAGATLKELTCAFQRNMIIQTIKKCNGRITHAARLLGFTRPHLHEKMRQLNIPSGKSNKNLSV, from the coding sequence ATGAAGCGTCAGAAATTGTCCGAATATCTTGACCGTATCAAATCAGCCCTGGACCAGCAGGACTATAACAATGCGAAACGAATAGGCGAAACGGCCCTGAAAAAACTCCGTACCCTCTCTTATTCTTCTCTGGATAAATACCAGTTGTATGTAAATTTAGGAGGCGTTTATTATCATCTGGCGGAATATTCCCGTTCTTTGGACATTTTTTACCGGGCTTATCTGGTATCAGTAAGGTTTTCTCTTTCGGAGACAAGGATTATTTATGCCTCATTTGGTATGGGGCATAATCTTCTTATGATGAGAAATCTTGACCTGGCCTTAGCCCAGTTCCAGAAGGTGGAACAGTACTATAAAAAATATGGTGATAAGATATTTCCGATGGATGCTCAACGTGATGCGTGGACTCTGCTTATGATTGGGCATTGCTATCTTGGTAAAAACGAATTAGAAAAGGTAAGTGATGTTATTGAAAACAGATTGTCTTCTCGCGAGATTATTCTCTTATCTAAAGAAGCTCTTGCGGATTATAACCAGCTCAGAGGTGGGTATTTGATTGCCATAAATGAATACAAGCAAGCTCGTGAATCATTACGGGAATGTATTAAACTCGGTGAACAATTTAACCTTCCTACAAGAATACTGGACGCCAAAAGCTATTTGGCTGTAATTAACCTTCTGGAAAATAAGATAGATGATGCCATTAAAACATTACTGGAAAACCTGAGAGATGCCAGGCGTCTGAAATTCAATAACTTCATTTGCGAATCAGGACTTCTTTTGAGTAAGTGCTATTTGCTTAAAGGTCTGCCTGACAAGTCCGCATCTATAGAGGAGCGTATCAAACCCATCCTGGCAAAATTAGATACGGTTTGGCTCTATGAAAAGATCCGTGAATTTGAGAAACTCTATCGCCAGTTGAAATTGCCCAGGCAATCGCAACCCATCCCAGCGATTTTGGTCAATGCATTGAGTCGCCGTCATGAAACCTCGCCTTATAAATGGAGTATCATTGGTAACTCTGCGGCGATGCAAGAGGTATTTCAGCTAATAGAAAAGATTGCCCCGACGGATTTGCCGATATTAATCCAGGGCGAGACCGGCACCGGCAAGGAACTGATTGCCCAGGCGATTCACGCCAATAGCCCACGTTCAGCCAAGACCTTCCTGGCATTTAATTGCGGGGCGATACCGGAGTCGCTTCTGGAAAGCGCGCTCTTTGGCCATACCAAGGGCGCCTTTACCGGCGCGGAAGAAGACAAAAAAGGTTATATTGAACTGGCCTCTGGCGGCACGCTCTTTATAGACGAGATTAGCAGTATGTCAGGCGGGATGCAGCAGAAACTCCTGCGGGTCCTGGAGGAGAATCTGGTCTGGCGGATTTGCGCTCAGAAACAGATAGCCGTCAACACCCGTTTCATCTTTGCCAGCAACCAGGACATAAAGCAAATGGTTAAGCAGAAGTTATTTAGGGAAGACCTGTTTTACCGGATTAATACTATTATTGTTAATCTGCCGACTTTAAGAGAACGGAAAGAGGATGTGCCGTTATTGATAGAACACTTCCTTAAGAAATACCACCCCTCACCCCAATCAATCAAATCCCCCCATCCCCCTTTTGCAAAGGGGGAGAAAGGGGGATTAGAAATAAGGGGAGATTTTATTCCCGAAGTATCGCAAGACGCCCTCCGTCTCCTCACCGCCTATTCCTGGCCCGGCAATATCCGCGAACTGGAAAACGAGATAAAACGTATCTGTGTATTACACCCGAATACAAATCTTATTATTAAACCAATGTTGTCCGATATCATCCGCAATTATTCGGCTGATGAAACCCAGTTGCCTGCCCGACCATCAGGCGGTGCCGGCGCAACCCTTAAGGAATTAACCTGCGCCTTCCAAAGAAATATGATTATCCAAACCATTAAAAAATGTAATGGCCGTATTACACATGCGGCCCGCTTACTTGGGTTCACTCGTCCCCATCTGCATGAAAAAATGAGGCAACTAAATATCCCATCCGGCAAAAGTAATAAAAACCTGTCAGTGTAA
- a CDS encoding putative Ig domain-containing protein has translation MRNSAIIAALFLVAFVTTFNYGGCGSSSGVSGSSVPADRPPVLTSPDDKNVNENTLLSFTLSASDPDGDTIAYSMVGTPTGSVLNPSTGAFSWTPSYTQSGSYPVTFTATANSLADSKPITIIVSNVNRPPVLAAVGNQTVNEAVLLTFTVSAADPDGDTITYSMAGTPTGSTLNSSSGVFSWTPGYAQTGNYNVTFRAEDVSGAFDDETITISVGDVNRPPVLAAIGNQAVNEGTTLTFTVSATDPDADTMTYSASGLPSGAVFTPTTGVFSWTPNYTQAGIYNSVTFTVTDSGAPNLADSETITISVNNTDRPPVLTAPGNQAVDENSNLLFTLSASDPDGDTIAYSMAGTPTGAALNAGTGDFAWMPDYTQAGDYVVTFTATSNSLSDSKAITILVNNINRTPVLAAIGNQAVNEGALLTFTVSATDPDNDTLTYSATGLPGGATLNSSTGAFSWMPNYIQSGDYNVTFRATDTGALFDEEAITITVTDVPGAVTLFVTNNGGGAVSSSPAGISGNASTSAGFIPGTVVTLTAVADANYGFIGWTGAYTGAGDCVLTMTADTSVTATFTPLIVVSLVPARTSGVAPLAVFFDASSTTAVATTRPFHDLEYRWDFGDPLGSPVSGTTWATGSNPGVNSRNEATGPVVAHVFERPGTYTINLTAFDGTNTAVANTTITVQDPDVIFAGTNTICIGATVTPTPGVDGCPDGAFTVMQPNFATAITTYATTGKRVLFRRGDTFTSTASGALTSNGPGIVGAFGAGASPIVRMTNNTVILALSNRSTPGIGDWRVMDLEFDGLSTLLSEGVRTQGGINQVTLLRLNMHDIHDGFGFTATILDSQNGNGYPGHKTYDQIAIVDSSVVRIVGTTGGVGFAGSGKHFAMLGNFGDDAILGEHVVRLFYLYKAVVSNNTLSRQASTKGVIKMHGPTWTPSTDYHTDPPPTGVEGETGGYTELVVLSDNKFVGMSNAVYTVNMAAQDSYKDERLRNIIVERNWWPKPIDITNSVVKALAVDADEVTIRNNICAISSGGFVLVRGTPGSPTDIITPPPTNVRVYNNTIYSNRPTSVGYFIAVDIRAPSTNVTVYNNLAYAPYVRTDSWATNMVIDAGTGTITAANSTNFQIKNTFPGWFSATPDVPTDFMLMGGSYAIGVGALVPVWSDFFRTPRPQGSMDMGAVKAP, from the coding sequence ATGAGAAACAGCGCAATAATAGCGGCCCTATTTCTGGTGGCCTTTGTCACCACCTTTAACTACGGCGGCTGCGGCTCCAGCAGCGGCGTCAGCGGCTCCAGCGTCCCGGCAGACCGGCCGCCGGTATTAACCTCGCCCGACGATAAGAATGTCAATGAAAATACCTTGCTGTCATTCACTCTCTCCGCGTCAGACCCGGACGGCGATACGATTGCCTATTCAATGGTCGGAACGCCCACCGGCTCGGTCTTAAACCCATCCACCGGCGCATTCTCCTGGACCCCGTCCTATACCCAATCCGGCAGTTATCCGGTCACCTTTACCGCAACAGCCAATAGTTTAGCTGACTCCAAGCCGATTACTATTATAGTAAGCAATGTCAACCGGCCGCCGGTTCTGGCCGCCGTGGGCAATCAGACGGTGAATGAAGCCGTGCTATTAACATTTACCGTCTCAGCCGCTGACCCGGATGGCGATACGATTACTTATTCAATGGCTGGCACACCAACCGGCTCAACCCTGAATTCATCTTCTGGCGTATTCTCCTGGACGCCCGGCTATGCCCAGACCGGCAATTATAATGTCACCTTCCGGGCCGAGGATGTCTCTGGCGCCTTTGACGACGAAACCATCACCATCTCGGTTGGCGATGTCAACCGACCGCCGGTCCTGGCCGCCATCGGCAACCAGGCCGTAAATGAGGGCACGACATTAACATTTACCGTCTCTGCCACTGACCCGGATGCGGACACCATGACCTACTCGGCCAGCGGCTTACCATCTGGAGCTGTTTTTACCCCGACTACCGGCGTCTTCTCTTGGACTCCCAACTATACCCAGGCAGGTATATATAACAGTGTTACCTTCACGGTCACGGACAGCGGCGCTCCCAATCTGGCTGACAGCGAAACCATAACCATCTCGGTAAATAATACGGATAGGCCGCCGGTATTAACCGCGCCGGGCAATCAGGCCGTAGATGAGAATAGCAATCTGTTATTCACCCTTTCCGCATCAGACCCGGACGGCGATACGATTGCCTATTCAATGGCTGGAACGCCGACCGGAGCCGCTTTAAATGCCGGCACAGGCGACTTCGCTTGGATGCCTGATTATACTCAAGCAGGTGATTATGTCGTCACCTTTACGGCCACCTCAAACAGTTTATCCGACTCCAAAGCCATAACCATCCTGGTCAATAATATCAACAGGACTCCTGTCCTGGCCGCCATCGGAAACCAGGCCGTCAATGAAGGCGCGCTATTAACATTTACCGTCTCTGCTACTGACCCGGATAACGACACCCTGACCTACTCGGCCACCGGCTTACCCGGCGGCGCAACCCTGAATTCATCTACCGGCGCATTCTCCTGGATGCCCAACTATATCCAGTCCGGTGATTATAATGTAACTTTCCGGGCCACGGATACCGGCGCATTGTTTGATGAAGAAGCCATCACTATTACGGTGACTGATGTGCCGGGCGCCGTCACGCTCTTCGTAACCAACAACGGGGGCGGCGCGGTCTCCTCATCCCCGGCCGGCATCTCCGGCAACGCCAGCACCAGCGCCGGATTCATCCCGGGCACGGTCGTCACACTGACCGCGGTCGCGGACGCCAATTACGGCTTCATTGGCTGGACCGGCGCATATACCGGCGCCGGCGACTGCGTTCTCACGATGACCGCGGACACCAGCGTCACCGCCACCTTTACACCCCTTATTGTTGTGTCATTAGTCCCGGCCCGGACATCGGGCGTCGCGCCCCTGGCCGTCTTCTTTGACGCCTCATCCACCACGGCTGTCGCGACCACCCGTCCGTTCCACGACCTGGAATACCGCTGGGATTTCGGCGACCCGCTTGGCTCACCGGTCAGCGGCACCACCTGGGCCACCGGCAGTAATCCGGGCGTCAACAGCCGCAATGAAGCCACCGGTCCGGTCGTGGCGCACGTCTTTGAAAGGCCCGGCACATACACAATCAACCTGACCGCGTTTGACGGCACCAACACCGCGGTCGCCAATACGACTATCACGGTCCAAGACCCTGATGTAATCTTTGCCGGCACAAATACTATTTGCATCGGCGCGACAGTCACTCCGACACCGGGAGTTGACGGCTGTCCAGACGGAGCTTTCACAGTTATGCAGCCAAACTTTGCCACGGCCATCACCACCTACGCAACCACGGGAAAAAGAGTGCTGTTCAGGAGGGGAGATACGTTCACTTCCACGGCATCTGGTGCACTAACCAGTAACGGGCCAGGAATCGTGGGGGCGTTTGGCGCTGGTGCGTCGCCCATTGTGCGAATGACGAACAATACTGTGATATTAGCTTTATCCAACAGAAGCACCCCGGGCATCGGCGACTGGCGCGTGATGGACCTGGAGTTTGATGGTCTGTCAACGCTTCTTTCAGAAGGGGTCAGGACCCAAGGGGGTATAAATCAGGTCACTCTCCTGCGATTGAATATGCACGACATACACGATGGCTTTGGGTTTACTGCTACCATATTGGATTCTCAGAATGGCAACGGCTATCCCGGCCACAAGACGTATGACCAGATTGCCATAGTTGATTCATCTGTTGTGCGCATAGTCGGCACAACCGGCGGGGTTGGATTCGCCGGGTCCGGGAAGCATTTCGCGATGCTGGGGAATTTTGGAGATGACGCCATATTAGGCGAGCACGTGGTGCGGCTTTTTTACCTGTATAAAGCCGTAGTCAGCAACAACACGCTCAGCAGGCAGGCGTCGACCAAGGGGGTCATCAAGATGCACGGCCCGACCTGGACACCATCTACGGATTACCATACCGACCCGCCCCCGACAGGGGTAGAAGGCGAGACGGGCGGATATACCGAATTAGTCGTTCTTTCCGACAACAAATTTGTGGGGATGTCTAACGCTGTCTACACGGTTAATATGGCCGCCCAGGACTCTTACAAAGACGAACGGCTGAGAAATATCATTGTTGAACGCAATTGGTGGCCCAAGCCGATTGATATAACAAATAGCGTTGTCAAGGCACTCGCGGTCGATGCCGACGAGGTTACTATCCGGAATAATATCTGCGCAATATCTAGTGGTGGTTTTGTCCTGGTGCGCGGCACCCCAGGCAGTCCAACAGACATTATAACACCTCCTCCGACTAACGTTCGCGTGTATAACAATACCATCTACAGCAATAGACCCACCTCTGTCGGATACTTTATTGCTGTTGATATCAGAGCACCGTCTACGAATGTCACCGTGTATAACAATTTGGCCTATGCTCCATACGTTAGAACTGACTCATGGGCTACGAATATGGTTATCGATGCCGGCACAGGCACTATTACAGCGGCCAACTCTACAAACTTCCAAATAAAAAACACCTTCCCCGGATGGTTCAGCGCCACGCCGGATGTTCCAACGGACTTTATGCTGATGGGTGGCAGTTACGCCATCGGAGTCGGCGCGTTGGTCCCGGTCTGGTCCGATTTCTTCCGCACGCCCAGGCCGCAGGGCAGTATGGATATGGGCGCCGTCAAAGCGCCGTAA
- the cdhC gene encoding CO dehydrogenase/CO-methylating acetyl-CoA synthase complex subunit beta, translated as MSKIIATKAIRGAHKLVARAEKELSEALKKHGADKKVEFPNTGYYLPISHGILGMNIAKVGQLTELLQEAQKLLHPVPDEKHWVPYLGHTLDAGMATLFADEIIEALKYLQDPLPYVVGENCPEEGDFWLGAADDIIMRKRGVEFVDGSAPGFAACVGVCPSTEVAVKIARELQEKNLYVFLAAGNNGKSMAGQLREAGVQMGWETRLVPLGNDSTAAIHAVGFATRAALAFGGVKPGDYQRILKYNKNRIFAFVLAFGEVDDEKHAQAAGVINYGFPAISETDIGQILPTGVCTYEHVVSPVPADKMIAKAIEVRGLKLHIAKIPIPVSYGAAFEGERIRGEDTYVEMGGNKTPAFEFVTTKDANEVTDNKIEIIGPEITDIKEGTMLPIGIVAEVSGRKMQADFEPILERRLHNFINEAQGVFHMGQREIIWIRISKEAKAKGFKLAHIGTIIHAQFHNEFASIVDKVQVKIYTKEADVLKMRDVARAVYSKRDERVGSMTDESTDTFYSCLLCQSFAPTHVCVVSPERTGLCGSYNWFTCKAAFEINPRGPNQPVPKGDVINALNGQWTGCNEFIAQASRKAIQAMSAYSIMNDPMTSCGCFECIAAVLPGANGVMTVSREFAGMTPSGMKFSTLAGTVGGGQQIPGFVGHGKRYIVSKKFLLAEGGIKRLVWLPKILKEELKDLINKRAAEEGVPGLLEMMADETTATTEEEVIAHLQKTGHPALAMPPIIG; from the coding sequence ATGTCCAAAATAATCGCTACTAAAGCTATCCGGGGCGCGCACAAATTAGTCGCCCGGGCCGAGAAAGAACTCAGCGAAGCATTAAAGAAACACGGCGCCGATAAGAAGGTGGAATTTCCTAACACCGGCTATTACCTGCCGATTTCACACGGCATACTGGGAATGAATATCGCCAAGGTCGGCCAGTTGACCGAGCTGCTCCAGGAAGCCCAGAAACTGCTCCATCCGGTGCCGGATGAAAAGCACTGGGTGCCCTATCTGGGCCACACCCTTGACGCCGGGATGGCCACGCTCTTTGCGGACGAGATTATTGAGGCATTAAAATACCTCCAGGACCCGCTGCCCTACGTGGTCGGCGAGAACTGCCCGGAAGAAGGCGATTTCTGGCTGGGCGCGGCTGATGATATTATCATGAGAAAACGCGGCGTGGAATTCGTGGACGGAAGCGCCCCGGGCTTTGCGGCCTGCGTCGGCGTCTGCCCATCTACCGAAGTCGCCGTAAAAATAGCCCGGGAGCTTCAGGAGAAAAACCTGTATGTATTCCTGGCGGCCGGCAATAATGGAAAAAGCATGGCCGGCCAACTGCGCGAGGCCGGAGTCCAGATGGGCTGGGAAACGCGATTAGTGCCGCTGGGCAACGATTCAACCGCGGCCATCCACGCGGTCGGATTTGCCACCAGAGCCGCCCTGGCATTCGGCGGCGTCAAGCCCGGCGATTACCAACGCATCCTGAAATACAACAAAAACCGCATATTCGCATTCGTCCTGGCATTCGGCGAGGTGGATGATGAAAAGCACGCCCAGGCCGCCGGCGTTATCAATTACGGATTCCCGGCCATCTCCGAAACCGACATTGGGCAAATCCTGCCCACCGGCGTTTGCACCTACGAACACGTAGTCTCGCCGGTGCCGGCTGATAAGATGATTGCCAAAGCCATTGAAGTCAGAGGATTAAAACTCCATATTGCCAAGATACCCATCCCGGTTTCTTACGGTGCGGCATTTGAAGGCGAACGGATTCGGGGCGAGGACACCTACGTGGAAATGGGCGGTAATAAAACCCCGGCATTTGAATTCGTCACTACCAAGGACGCCAACGAAGTTACCGACAATAAAATAGAAATAATCGGCCCGGAAATAACCGACATCAAGGAAGGCACCATGCTGCCCATCGGCATTGTCGCCGAGGTTTCCGGCCGCAAGATGCAGGCCGACTTCGAGCCGATTCTGGAGCGGCGCTTGCACAACTTCATCAACGAGGCCCAGGGCGTATTCCACATGGGCCAGCGCGAAATTATCTGGATTCGCATCAGCAAGGAAGCCAAGGCCAAGGGTTTTAAACTGGCCCACATCGGCACGATTATCCACGCCCAGTTCCACAACGAATTCGCCTCCATCGTGGACAAGGTCCAGGTCAAGATATACACCAAGGAAGCGGACGTCTTGAAGATGCGCGATGTAGCCCGGGCGGTCTATAGTAAACGGGACGAACGGGTCGGCTCGATGACCGACGAATCAACCGACACATTTTATTCCTGCCTGCTCTGCCAGAGTTTCGCGCCGACCCACGTCTGCGTGGTCTCACCGGAGCGGACCGGCTTATGCGGCTCGTATAACTGGTTCACCTGCAAAGCGGCGTTTGAGATTAATCCGCGCGGGCCGAACCAGCCGGTACCCAAGGGCGACGTGATTAACGCGCTCAACGGACAATGGACCGGCTGTAACGAATTCATCGCCCAAGCGTCGCGCAAGGCCATCCAGGCCATGAGCGCCTACAGCATTATGAACGACCCGATGACCTCGTGCGGATGCTTTGAATGCATTGCCGCGGTCCTGCCCGGCGCCAACGGCGTAATGACCGTCAGCCGGGAATTCGCCGGGATGACGCCGTCCGGAATGAAGTTCTCCACCCTGGCCGGCACGGTCGGCGGCGGACAGCAGATACCCGGATTTGTCGGGCACGGCAAACGTTATATCGTCAGCAAGAAATTCCTCCTGGCCGAAGGCGGCATCAAGCGGCTGGTCTGGCTGCCCAAAATCCTCAAGGAAGAACTCAAGGACCTGATTAACAAGCGGGCCGCGGAAGAAGGCGTGCCGGGACTGCTGGAAATGATGGCGGACGAAACAACGGCGACTACTGAAGAAGAAGTGATTGCGCACCTGCAGAAAACCGGGCATCCGGCGCTGGCCATGCCGCCGATTATCGGGTAG
- the cooS gene encoding anaerobic carbon-monoxide dehydrogenase catalytic subunit encodes MSAVVKEDTNPKGKEAPSVCEATIEMLKYAEAANYDTAFQRAQKVKPCPIGEVGACCKHCGMGPCRFNPKKPDEVKGVCGADINTVAARNFCRMIAAGTAAHCEHSRHVCHTFISAAKGEVPGYQIKDTVKLNKVAADFGIDTKDKPSNKVAEELGQKALAEFGTEKGLQMIKRAPAKRQEIWNQTGVTPRGIDREIVEMMSRTHIGDDADYKNLLLQGSRCSMVDGWGGSMIATELQDIMFGTPVPVRSQVNLGVLKNDQVNIVVHGHNPLMAEMVTVASRDPELVSLAKQKGAKGINLAGMCCSGNEILLRHGVPLAGNFLQQELAIATGAVEAMVVDVQCIMPALGKLVECFHTKLITTSPTVKIQGATHIEFDEHDALNIAKKIVTVAIENYPKRGKTNIPNKVTDLIAGFSHETINYMLGGSFRGSYRPLNDNIINGRIRGVVGVVGCNNPRVKHDDVHLKLVKELIGNDILVVQTGCSAIACAKEGLLVPEAAKFAGKGLREVCEAVGMPPVLHCGACVDNSRILVACCEMVKEGGLGTDLSDLPVAGCAPEWMSEKAIAIGQYFVTSGALVVFGATWPTMGSPTMTKYIFEEYEKIYKGKWAFEPDAGKMAAMIIDHINKKREALGIQKAQERKLYDMDARRDLTV; translated from the coding sequence ATGAGCGCAGTCGTGAAAGAAGACACTAACCCCAAAGGTAAAGAAGCCCCATCTGTCTGTGAAGCCACTATAGAAATGTTAAAATACGCCGAGGCCGCTAATTATGACACGGCATTCCAGCGGGCGCAGAAGGTCAAGCCCTGCCCCATCGGCGAAGTCGGCGCCTGCTGCAAGCATTGCGGCATGGGACCCTGCCGGTTCAATCCCAAGAAACCGGACGAGGTCAAGGGCGTCTGCGGCGCGGATATCAACACGGTGGCAGCCCGTAATTTCTGCCGGATGATCGCCGCCGGCACCGCGGCCCACTGCGAGCACTCCCGCCACGTCTGCCATACATTCATCTCCGCGGCCAAGGGAGAAGTCCCCGGCTACCAGATTAAGGATACCGTAAAACTAAATAAAGTCGCGGCTGATTTCGGCATAGACACCAAAGACAAGCCGAGCAACAAGGTCGCCGAAGAACTGGGCCAGAAAGCCCTGGCTGAATTCGGCACGGAAAAAGGGCTTCAGATGATTAAACGCGCGCCGGCCAAGCGCCAGGAAATCTGGAACCAGACCGGCGTCACACCCCGCGGCATTGACCGGGAAATCGTTGAGATGATGTCCCGGACCCATATCGGCGACGATGCCGACTACAAAAACCTGCTCCTCCAGGGCAGCCGCTGTTCAATGGTGGACGGCTGGGGCGGCTCGATGATTGCCACCGAACTCCAGGATATTATGTTCGGCACACCGGTGCCGGTGCGCAGCCAGGTCAACCTGGGCGTGCTGAAAAACGACCAGGTTAATATTGTTGTCCACGGCCATAATCCGCTGATGGCCGAGATGGTCACCGTGGCCAGCCGCGACCCGGAACTGGTCAGCCTGGCCAAACAAAAAGGCGCCAAGGGCATCAACCTGGCCGGGATGTGCTGTTCGGGCAACGAAATCCTCCTGCGCCACGGCGTGCCGCTGGCCGGGAATTTCCTCCAGCAGGAACTGGCCATCGCCACCGGCGCGGTCGAAGCCATGGTCGTAGACGTCCAGTGTATTATGCCGGCCCTGGGCAAACTGGTTGAATGCTTCCACACCAAACTGATTACCACCTCGCCCACGGTCAAAATCCAGGGCGCCACCCATATTGAATTCGACGAGCACGACGCCCTGAATATCGCCAAGAAGATTGTCACGGTCGCCATAGAAAATTACCCCAAGCGCGGCAAGACCAATATCCCCAACAAGGTCACGGACCTGATAGCCGGATTCTCGCACGAGACGATTAATTATATGCTGGGCGGCTCGTTCCGTGGTTCATACCGCCCGCTCAATGACAACATCATCAACGGCCGGATTCGCGGCGTGGTCGGCGTGGTCGGATGCAACAATCCCAGGGTCAAACACGATGACGTCCATCTCAAACTGGTCAAGGAACTGATTGGCAACGACATCCTGGTGGTCCAAACCGGCTGTTCGGCCATTGCCTGCGCCAAGGAAGGACTGCTGGTGCCCGAAGCCGCCAAATTCGCCGGCAAGGGACTGCGCGAGGTCTGCGAGGCAGTCGGCATGCCGCCGGTGCTGCATTGCGGCGCCTGCGTGGATAACAGCCGCATCCTGGTGGCTTGCTGCGAGATGGTCAAGGAAGGTGGGTTAGGAACAGACCTGTCTGACCTGCCGGTAGCCGGCTGCGCTCCGGAATGGATGAGTGAAAAGGCCATTGCCATCGGCCAATACTTTGTCACCTCAGGCGCGCTGGTTGTCTTCGGCGCCACCTGGCCGACCATGGGCAGCCCGACCATGACCAAATACATATTTGAAGAATACGAAAAGATATATAAAGGCAAGTGGGCGTTTGAGCCGGATGCCGGCAAGATGGCCGCCATGATTATTGACCATATCAACAAGAAGCGCGAAGCCCTCGGTATCCAGAAGGCGCAGGAGCGCAAACTTTATGATATGGATGCCCGGAGAGATTTGACAGTATAA
- a CDS encoding AAA family ATPase: MKIAITGKGGVGKTTIASLLANAWAKAGYKVLAIDADPVTSLAGALGFPEPDKIIPLSEMSGLIEERTGAKPGTLGQMFKLNPTVDDLPDKIAHEHNGIRLIVMGGVTTGGGGCVCPASALIKTLVRHILLERNERVIIDMEAGVEHLGRSTADAVNWMITVVEPGLRSIQAAHRIKTLAEQIGIKNLAAVGNKIRSPEDRQFITKYLDKIKLIGNIPYSDSINGLDKKETAVMDQQVNHEVTSIIEFLEHSKNPSNQYQNR; encoded by the coding sequence GTGAAGATTGCAATTACCGGCAAGGGCGGCGTGGGCAAGACCACTATCGCATCCCTTCTGGCCAATGCCTGGGCCAAAGCCGGCTACAAGGTTCTGGCCATCGACGCCGACCCGGTGACCAGTCTGGCCGGCGCGCTGGGATTTCCCGAACCCGACAAAATCATCCCCTTAAGCGAGATGTCCGGACTGATTGAGGAACGCACCGGCGCCAAGCCCGGCACGCTCGGACAGATGTTCAAACTCAATCCCACAGTGGACGACCTGCCTGATAAGATTGCCCATGAACATAACGGCATCAGGTTAATCGTCATGGGCGGAGTCACCACCGGCGGCGGCGGCTGCGTCTGTCCGGCCAGCGCCCTGATTAAAACACTGGTCAGGCACATCCTACTGGAGCGCAATGAACGGGTCATCATTGATATGGAAGCCGGGGTGGAACACCTGGGCCGGTCCACGGCTGATGCGGTTAACTGGATGATTACCGTAGTCGAGCCGGGCCTGCGCAGTATCCAGGCCGCGCACCGAATCAAAACACTGGCCGAACAAATCGGGATAAAGAACCTGGCGGCCGTCGGTAATAAAATCAGGTCGCCGGAAGACCGGCAATTTATTACGAAATACCTTGACAAAATTAAATTAATCGGGAATATTCCCTATTCCGATTCAATAAACGGTTTAGATAAGAAAGAAACAGCAGTGATGGACCAGCAGGTGAATCATGAGGTCACATCCATCATAGAATTTTTGGAGCATAGCAAAAACCCATCTAATCAATACCAGAATAGATAA